The region CAAGGAGCCCTAAAGAATACGATTGTTTCCTTGAAATTTTGTTTCATAGGTAAAACTGAAGTAACATAATGTTTTTTGCTTATTCCTCCAGAGTGATACCAAAGCCACACCAGACCCAAAGGCCTGCAATTGGAAAAAATACAAGTACATCGTCCTCAACCCTCTCTGTGCTGCGACCACAgtgaaggaagaggagatggaggaaatCCAAAGTCAAGCATCACCCATCGAAGACAGGATGGGCTTGACACCCAAAGCCCCAGCAGAGGCGTGGTCTGGAGAAGTGCCTGGTCAGATTGATAGGTAGGAGGCGCGTACAGACTGGAATAATGAGAATTATGAGCTGAGAgaggataaataaaaacaggatgtGTATTCGCAAATCCAAATTTATGAACCTCTCTCCATCAGACAGGGGCGGGCCTCCTGCTACGAGGGTTCTGGCCGAGCCCCTCCCCTCGGGCCACCCCCCTCTGTGGATCATCCAATAGTGCCCCCCACTCACAAGGAGGGAACAGGTATTAGCcgaaaacacacatttaaacacgTTATTTCTTAAATACTTTTACTATTTCAAATACAGACCTTCAAAGTGTAGAATCACAGTCAACTCACTGGTGTGTTAAATATATGTTTATGCTTGTATTTTGTGTGCCTCTCCAGTTTCACCCTGCACCATTTTCCCAAAACTGGACCCCACCGATCCTGAGGCTGCCCACCACAACCAACATGGAATCAAGCGGGAGAACTACTATGTGCCCTACTGTTATTCTGGCAACCTTCAAGGAACCAAGAGTACCTGCTCAGGTGAGGCTATGAAAACAGTCTCTcccattctctctttctatccttctctgtctttgttgtaGAAATTAAGAGCCAATACGTAACAGTGACCTTTGCTCTGGCAGGCGACAAGCCGTACCGCTGTAATGTGTGCGGCGCCCAGTTCAACCGACCGGCCAACCTGAAGACTCACTCCCGTATTCACTCGGGAGAGAAACCTTACCGCTGTGACACCTGTGGCGCTCGATTTGTTCAGGTGAGGGCTAACCCCTCTTGCGTGTGcatgtggaattttttttatagagcaTTCCTTAATAAAACAGGTGTCGGtcatgttagcaaacattatTGTCTTCTGTCAGAGAATAAATCCTATTTGTCTCATAAAAATACCTGTAGTAGCCTTTAAGCATTGATAAATGTCAGACTGGGTTAGTTCCAAACCCAGTCTGATATTTGAATGACCTGATTCAGAATGTATCCAGTcgttatttcattaaaaacaacaaacaaaacctacaaaagaaaaaaaaaaaaacattctcatgctatgtattattttgtaaagGCAGCTGATAGATTTCTTGAATCGTACATGTAACCTTTTGGTGTGAAACTCCAAAAACAAGGGTTACCACTTGAAGAATCTAGACTCTACTGAGAAATCATGTAGTTGGATCTCAGACGATTCTTTAAACCAAATCATACAGAGAAAGGCAAAACATGTAATATTAGTGAgtgcagttttctgttttacttaGAGTTTGAAATTCACGCCTAATGGTTAATGAATTTCTGTGGGTGGGCAGGAGACGCATCATACCTGACACAAGAGTTTTATTTGCGGGTTGAAGCTGATCATTTTAAGAACAAATTTTGCCTTGTCTAgcacttttaaatattttgttcagtttgtcaGACCTCTCATCCTATTTgtgtggtctgtctgtgtgctatAGGTTGCCCACCTTAGGGCCCATGTCCTGATCCACACAGGTGAGAAGCCTTACCCCTGCCACACCTGTGGCACCCGCTTCCGCCACCTGCAGACCCTGAAGAGCCACCTGCGCATTCACACCGGAGAGAAGCCTTACACTGTGAGTCCGATCGCCGCCCGTTTGACCAACGGCGTATATCATGCGACATTGTCCTGTCATGACCCTGCCGTCTAACCTGCTGATTCTTCCTTGTTCTTCAGTGCGAGAAGTGTGACCTTCACTTCCGCCACAAGAGCCAGCTGCGCCTTCACCTGCGCCAGAAACACGGGGCCGTCACCAACACCAAGATCCGCTACAAGGTCCTGACCGAGCCCTATCAGCCTTTATTGCAGGCCTGCTGAAGAGGATGACCTGTGGCTCGTTAATCGCGACAAGCAGAATAATATCTGAATCATGTCTAAATCTGTTAGAAAACGTGAAATTTGGTGAAAGAATTAACTTGTGAGCAGCCTCCGCTTCAGCGAGGTCCAGCAGTTTAAAATTATAGACACTCACTTTTTGAATATGAGTTGGTAATTTATAAATTTTAAAGCACTGGTTGGATGACGAGCTTGGACTTAACGCGTAAAGTTAAAATGGATTACATTTGGAGAAAGAGATTTACAAATAATGTTGAGCGTCAGCATGATGTTGAATGAGGATTTGAGTTTGGAGCAAACATAACACACTTAATCATTACTAGTATGAATCTTATAGGTTAATTAGGAATCCTGGGTGGCTTTTCTGAGCTGGAGATGATGTTGAGCAAAGTGTTTTTGAAGGTTTGTGAAGGGATAGAAAGAAGGGAACGAGACATGGAAAGAAAGGATTTATACTACAGGTTTTTCTGTACACTGAATTTTGAAGAATTGGGGACATGTGAACTGTTTGAAAGAAAGATGAAGCAAGTTTTATTAAGGAGATAGTGATGAACTTTGGAGGTTTTGGAGTAGAATAAAATTGATTATGGGTTTGAAGCCCGGAGAAGCACTTAATCAGTGTTGAGATACTGAAACTTTCCtcttaaatgtgtatttaactTAGATTTATCTTTACCTTGAGGCCTGGggcctgtgtgttttttgaaaaaaaaaataaagcaaacttAAGTATGCAGAAATATCTGCTTTTATGGTCCAAGCAGGCAAAGGACTTAGCTGTCTTGTAgtgaatattaaatataaaaattaaatgatattgTTTTCTGACATGAGAAATTTCAATGAGACGACTGTAAACAATTggataattaataataatgttaaatttgtatgtgtatgagtTCATTTGCTGGACAAAGATGGTTTTGTACaagttaaattaaatcatttttatgtcaaTTGGACTTTGGGTGTTTGGtgtctcatttatttatcacaCTATGACATATGTACTGTTACTTATGATGGAAAAATAAGCCAAACTCCAGAGACAGGTCTCTGTTTTCAccaaattgtcaaaaaaaaggttaaaaaaaaggtcagaaattGCTGAACAGCCTGCATATACTTTCAGGCTCTTGTAGCAATATAAACAGTGCTCTCTCTGCCACACTTCCCTCCTTCACCCTTTCTCCTCCCTGAACTTCCTTCCTCTCATTAACACACTCTTTCTACCCGTCTTCTGTCCCACCGTTCCctagattttgttgtttttttttcttcttggtaATGGTGTGGAAACAATGAAGCCGAGGGCACCTGTTTCCTCCAGAGTCCTAATACTTGGTACACACACTACCAGCCGGCAACACGTGTGTGAGCTGGCTGGTGCTTCCTGAAGGTGCAGGGGCGACTCTGGAGGGGCTGCAGGCTCCTGCTGAACTCTCCCACCCTCTGTCATCCCGGCTTCCTGCTTTCTGATGAGTTGTGGCTAGTGGGGCTTATTGTCCACACTCAGCAGACAAATGTTGGAAGTTTGACGGGACtttccagccccccccccccccggcactaaaaaaaaaaaaaaagaatagaatagaaacTGTGAAGTAGTTTTCAGCCTTCAATTTGTCTATTTGAGGGAAATCGTACCTTTTCAGGGATCCCATCAAATCAGTTCACAAGTCATAGAGAATTTTTCAGAAAAGAGGACCGCTGTGAAGAACACAATTCAGGAAGTGAATATGACACGGGAGAACGCGTGCCACTTATTTCAAGAAGTGAGTATTACTGGGAAACCTTTAGggattttattgaaaatgtcGACATATTTCAGAGAGGGATTTCCTTCTTTCCTTAGGGCGCATAAAACAAGAATGAAGCAAACTCACAACCCTTGCACACTGTAGCCCTGCAGCCAGTTTcagctctgagtgtgtgtgtgtgtgtgtgtgtgtgtgtgtgtgtgtgtgttacaggccGTACGTTGTTTCTTCGCAGCTGACACTTCTAGACCTTGTGGTTGCCTCCCTCTGGCGTTAGTCTCCTGAACagatgggggggtgggggtttgTTTAGTTGGGTGGGTTAGATTTGTTTCACCATACTCTCTCTCTTAGTTTCAGTTGCATGGCAATTGAGCAAACATAGTCTGCTGATGCGGACGGGGTTATATGGTAGAAAGCCGCAGAACAAGCAAGCAAGGGGACTTTGAgttaaaatgatcttttcaACCGTCAATTTGTCTTTCATGTTTGGGACCAAATTCTGTTTAAA is a window of Xiphias gladius isolate SHS-SW01 ecotype Sanya breed wild chromosome 12, ASM1685928v1, whole genome shotgun sequence DNA encoding:
- the bcl6b gene encoding B-cell CLL/lymphoma 6 member B protein isoform X2; the encoded protein is MMEVLGGYRVDRDQELRAEGYVKEFTRHSNDVLLNLNELRHRNILTDATLVVGNVHLRAHCAVLVACSGFFYSLYSRHVLLQGRGGSGEQLMTVSLPNTLDPSSVSLLLEFMYTSRLPLTPSIVPGVLAAAAYLQMDHVADTCRDFMHLHCRENMNVRHLRLELDSSVSVASVAPKGGDLPHPGPKAGATRVPAEGGGSLKQGAFLSCQPGCKELKGEPESPLMGTPSPSPDSPARSSCHPNSPAESNTCNKNLVSDTKATPDPKACNWKKYKYIVLNPLCAATTVKEEEMEEIQSQASPIEDRMGLTPKAPAEAWSGEVPGQIDRQGRASCYEGSGRAPPLGPPPSVDHPIVPPTHKEGTVSPCTIFPKLDPTDPEAAHHNQHGIKRENYYVPYCYSGNLQGTKSTCSGDKPYRCNVCGAQFNRPANLKTHSRIHSGEKPYRCDTCGARFVQVAHLRAHVLIHTGEKPYPCHTCGTRFRHLQTLKSHLRIHTGEKPYTCEKCDLHFRHKSQLRLHLRQKHGAVTNTKIRYKVLTEPYQPLLQAC
- the bcl6b gene encoding B-cell CLL/lymphoma 6 member B protein isoform X1; the encoded protein is MMEVLGGYRVDRDQELRAEGYVKEFTRHSNDVLLNLNELRHRNILTDATLVVGNVHLRAHCAVLVACSGFFYSLYSRHVLLQGRGGSGEQLMTVSLPNTLDPSSVSLLLEFMYTSRLPLTPSIVPGVLAAAAYLQMDHVADTCRDFMHLHCRENMNVRHLRLELDSSVSVASVAPKGGDLPHPGPKAGATRFSSLRHFLCFSCRVPAEGGGSLKQGAFLSCQPGCKELKGEPESPLMGTPSPSPDSPARSSCHPNSPAESNTCNKNLVSDTKATPDPKACNWKKYKYIVLNPLCAATTVKEEEMEEIQSQASPIEDRMGLTPKAPAEAWSGEVPGQIDRQGRASCYEGSGRAPPLGPPPSVDHPIVPPTHKEGTVSPCTIFPKLDPTDPEAAHHNQHGIKRENYYVPYCYSGNLQGTKSTCSGDKPYRCNVCGAQFNRPANLKTHSRIHSGEKPYRCDTCGARFVQVAHLRAHVLIHTGEKPYPCHTCGTRFRHLQTLKSHLRIHTGEKPYTCEKCDLHFRHKSQLRLHLRQKHGAVTNTKIRYKVLTEPYQPLLQAC